Genomic DNA from Bartonella alsatica:
AAGACTGGTATATGCGGATTAAATCACGACCTTCTTTTCGTTCTCTTTTAACAGATCGCGTCCGAGGAATTGTAGCAAGTTCTCATTATACAGACCTTGATTTCTGAACAGCTCTCCCTAACAAAAGTGAAAGCAGTATTTTATATCAAGGATAATGTAGTTCTACATCAATAAACCCCTATATATTTTATACACTATGTAATAACGTACCAACTTATCAAGGATAATTTATCGGTTGACAACTTGAATGAGAGTTCCAAATATGAGTCATTCTCTCATTTTATCTCTATTTTATGATGAAATAAGAAATGTTTTCATATACTATCATAAATGAGATTAGCATGTGAGTAAAACTATTTAAGAAAGAATTTAAAGTGCCTCTTATGAATTCTCCATTTTCCAAATACATTGTTGAAAAAGCTATTGCCTAACATCCATGTTGTTTAATCTAAAACGAAAATAAAAGTATTGTTTGTCATAGGCTCCTATAAATGAGCCACTTTTTCGCATAGCTAAAGAAGCGCAATTTCTTTCTAGAGAAAAAAAGAACCGTTGGAAAGTAAGATGAAATTTTCCTATACTACAAGAAGTAAAATGACATAAGGAAGAAAAATATGCGCCTTACAGTTGTTGGTGCCAATGGCAGAATGGGACGCGAGCTGATTGCAGCTATCCAAAGTAGAAAAGACGTAGAACTTTGTTCTGTCCTTGTGCGCAAAGGATCACCTTTTATAAACAAAGATGCGAGTACATTGATTGGTTCAGATGTTCTTGGTATTCGCATCACTGATAACCCTGAAACCGCCTTTTCTAACACAGAGGGTATTTTAGATTTTTCTCAGCCACAAGCCAGTATTCTTTACGCTAACTATGCTGCTCAAAAAGGCCTTGTGCACATTATCGGTACAACGGGATTTACCAAAACAGAAGAAGCAGAAATTGCAAATTCTGCAAGATATACGACTATTGTCAAATCCGGAAATATGAGCCTTGGAGTAAACCTTTTAGCAAATCTTGTAAAGAAAGCAGCTAAAGCACTAAAATCTGATGATTTCGATATTGAAATTTATGAATTGCACCACGCAGGCAAAGTCGATGCCCCTTCTGGAACAGCTCTTCTTCTCGGACAAGCGGCAGCCGAAGGTCGCAATGTTTTGCTAAAAAACGTGAGTGTCAGCGAACGTACAGGCCACACAAAAAAACGTGAAAAGGGCACTATCGGCTTTGCTTGTTCGCGAGGCGGAACAGTCGTTGGCGACCATAGTGTCACTTTTGCCGGCCCAAGTGAGCGTATCATTCTTTCACATACAGCACAAGAACGTTCTATTTTTGCCAATGGTGCATTAAAAGCAGCTTTATGGGCAAAAAACCAAAAAA
This window encodes:
- the dapB gene encoding 4-hydroxy-tetrahydrodipicolinate reductase, whose protein sequence is MRLTVVGANGRMGRELIAAIQSRKDVELCSVLVRKGSPFINKDASTLIGSDVLGIRITDNPETAFSNTEGILDFSQPQASILYANYAAQKGLVHIIGTTGFTKTEEAEIANSARYTTIVKSGNMSLGVNLLANLVKKAAKALKSDDFDIEIYELHHAGKVDAPSGTALLLGQAAAEGRNVLLKNVSVSERTGHTKKREKGTIGFACSRGGTVVGDHSVTFAGPSERIILSHTAQERSIFANGALKAALWAKNQKNGLYSMLDVLGLNNEF